In Zingiber officinale cultivar Zhangliang chromosome 11B, Zo_v1.1, whole genome shotgun sequence, a single window of DNA contains:
- the LOC122033453 gene encoding uncharacterized protein LOC122033453 — MPSGPRKRRAARRKKGMENSATLLPSDPSKDGEQHADLMLHESRESERESPLYSSAPSSPFVESRPTRSLTHWFGSEAVDCAAESSQNDLKAADLVQQDEQDVAFAVTEVALLPTDASDAKSELFAQSEKEYRKSFEESTISIEKIVSLSEERSQGKSDEFVESDKEDKKPSEKSAISVKDITALPEESSQISEVAANVLEKVSGDQRLKGAQPHDANGIVKQDGETSEACQVARGEKTLPAAEALHHAPLVIHHTKWWNCCGLLNLIRGRDI, encoded by the exons ATGCCGTCGGGGCCGAGGAAGCGAAGAGCCGCCAGGCGCAAAAAGGGGATGGAGAATTCGGCGACCCTCCTCCCTTCCGATCCTTCTAAag ATGGCGAGCAGCACGCGGATCTGATGCTGCACGAGAGCAGAGAGAGCGAAAGAGAGTCCCCTCTATATTCCTCTGCCCCATCATCGCCATTTGTCGAGAGCCGACCCACTCGATCCTTGACCCATTGGTTTGGATCTGAAGCTGTCGATTGTGCGGCGGAGAGTTCGCAGAATGACCTAAAAGCAGCGGACTTGGTCCAGCAAGATGAGCAGGATGTTGCTTTCGCAGTAACGGAAGTTGCTTTACTGCCCACAGATGCATCGGATGCTAAATCAGAATTATTTGCCCAATCTGAGAAGGAATATAGGAAATCTTTCGAGGAATCAACTATTTCTATTGAAAAGATTGTTTCTTTGTCCGAGGAGAGGAGCCAAGGTAAATCAGATGAATTTGTCGAATCTGATAAGGAAGATAAGAAACCCTCTGAGAAATCGGCTATTTCTGTCAAAGACATTACTGCTTTGCCCGAGGAGAGTAGCCAAATCAGTGAGGTAGCTGCTAATGTTCTTGAGAAGGTTTCAGGTGATCAGAGATTAAAAGGAGCACAACCCCATGATGCTAATGGGATCGTCAAACAAGATGGTGAGACTAGTGAAGCTTGTCAAGTTGCTAGAGGAGAGAAGACATTGCCGGCAGCCGAG GCCTTACACCATGCTCCTCTGGTCATTCACCATACGAAGTGGTGGAATTGTTGTGGGCTGCTTAATTTGATCAGGGGCCGTGATATATAA